From a single Vallitalea longa genomic region:
- a CDS encoding DUF3783 domain-containing protein, with amino-acid sequence MGFEQINEEDTKKPIGRNCILIYGYTSEENKIIQKYSMQNSINECIIVNDDMLGIKISDLISDKTKKNDTKVNYKTGVKAKTILFNAVSNKAIHSFINSFKETSFKKPIYAVTTETSLKWKLGDLIKELVLEKMSMSKH; translated from the coding sequence ATGGGATTTGAACAAATTAATGAAGAAGACACCAAAAAACCTATTGGAAGAAATTGTATACTTATTTACGGTTATACATCTGAAGAAAATAAGATTATACAAAAATATTCAATGCAAAACAGCATTAATGAATGTATTATTGTTAATGATGATATGTTAGGAATTAAGATATCAGATTTAATATCAGATAAAACCAAAAAAAATGATACAAAAGTTAATTATAAAACAGGTGTCAAAGCGAAAACTATACTTTTTAATGCGGTTTCCAATAAAGCCATTCATTCTTTTATAAATTCATTCAAAGAAACATCATTTAAAAAACCTATTTATGCTGTCACAACCGAAACTTCTCTTAAATGGAAATTGGGAGATTTAATAAAAGAATTGGTACTAGAAAAAATGAGCATGAGCAAGCATTAA
- a CDS encoding aldose 1-epimerase family protein, which produces MINVLENDVLKIEVNSFGAQLSSIKTKKDNLEYLWQGDKKVWGRKSPLLFPIVGKLLDNEYYIDGKDYQLEQHGFARDMEFEVKEINKAKLEYTLLFNQVTLQKYPYRFLLTVTYELTDNSLSVGYKVKNLDSGDIYFSIGAHPGFNLPLHKEEKLEDYYIEFDIPETVDKYHLNNDFVISVDSMPFLDNEKIVPMTKDIFSEGAIILLDVKSNSISLKNKNNSKEVCIKYDGFPYLGIWGQPDNSPFVCLEPWYGVADFENTDKQYKTKKGIQKLKELEEFKSKYTISIN; this is translated from the coding sequence ATGATTAATGTATTAGAAAATGATGTTCTGAAAATTGAAGTAAACAGTTTTGGTGCTCAATTGTCAAGTATAAAGACTAAAAAAGATAACTTAGAATATTTATGGCAAGGAGATAAAAAAGTATGGGGTAGAAAATCACCTTTACTGTTTCCTATAGTAGGTAAATTACTGGATAATGAGTATTATATAGACGGTAAGGATTATCAATTAGAACAACATGGTTTTGCCAGAGATATGGAATTTGAAGTTAAGGAAATTAATAAAGCAAAGTTAGAATATACATTATTATTTAATCAAGTGACACTTCAAAAATATCCATATAGATTTTTATTAACTGTTACATATGAATTAACAGACAATAGTCTAAGTGTTGGATATAAGGTTAAAAATCTAGATTCTGGAGATATTTATTTTTCTATAGGTGCTCATCCAGGGTTTAATTTACCTTTACACAAAGAAGAAAAGTTAGAGGACTATTACATTGAATTTGATATACCTGAAACAGTTGATAAATATCATTTGAACAATGATTTTGTTATATCAGTTGATAGTATGCCTTTTCTTGATAATGAAAAAATAGTTCCTATGACTAAGGATATATTCAGTGAAGGTGCTATTATATTATTGGATGTAAAATCAAATAGTATATCATTAAAGAATAAAAATAATAGTAAAGAAGTATGCATTAAATATGATGGATTTCCATATCTAGGTATATGGGGACAACCTGATAATTCTCCATTTGTATGTTTGGAACCATGGTATGGAGTAGCAGATTTTGAAAATACTGATAAGCAATATAAAACCAAAAAAGGTATACAGAAATTAAAGGAACTGGAAGAATTCAAATCTAAATATACGATTTCTATTAATTGA
- the mtnA gene encoding S-methyl-5-thioribose-1-phosphate isomerase → MNIIVPAKLNEAKDKMILLDQTLLPTETRYIEIDKLEDTWDAIKKLRVRGAPAIGVAAGFGIYLGVKDSKANTYDDFYEEFMEAKKYLASSRPTAVNLFWALNRMEDRLVKEKEKSLDEIKKSLLEESEDILREDQEMCKKISEYGLSLLKPNMGLLTHCNAGGIATSGYGTALGPMYLGHEKSYGFKVFSDETRPLNQGSRLTAWELNEVGIDVTVICDDMASIVMKQGKIDAVLVGCDRVAANGDVANKIGTSGVAILAKEYNIPFYVLGPTSTIDMETATGDDINIELRDSKEIYNGFGKITAPPEVKFYNPAFDVTDHKYITAIITEKGIVKPPYDENLRKIFQ, encoded by the coding sequence ATGAATATCATTGTTCCAGCCAAATTGAACGAAGCAAAAGATAAGATGATTCTATTGGACCAGACTCTATTACCAACAGAAACCAGATATATTGAAATCGATAAATTGGAAGATACATGGGATGCAATCAAGAAGTTACGAGTTAGAGGAGCACCAGCCATTGGAGTTGCAGCAGGTTTCGGTATTTATCTAGGTGTAAAAGACTCGAAAGCTAATACATATGATGATTTTTATGAAGAATTCATGGAAGCTAAGAAATATTTAGCTTCATCAAGACCTACAGCAGTGAATCTATTCTGGGCTCTTAATCGTATGGAAGATAGATTAGTGAAGGAAAAAGAAAAATCACTGGACGAAATCAAAAAAAGTCTATTAGAAGAAAGTGAAGACATTCTAAGAGAAGACCAGGAAATGTGTAAAAAAATTTCTGAGTACGGACTTAGTTTATTAAAACCGAATATGGGACTCTTGACACATTGTAATGCAGGGGGTATAGCAACATCTGGATATGGAACTGCCCTTGGTCCAATGTATCTAGGTCATGAAAAAAGCTATGGTTTCAAAGTCTTCTCCGATGAGACCAGACCCCTTAATCAAGGTTCAAGGCTTACAGCATGGGAACTTAATGAAGTTGGTATAGATGTAACTGTAATCTGTGATGATATGGCATCAATAGTGATGAAACAAGGAAAAATAGATGCAGTTCTAGTTGGGTGTGACAGAGTGGCAGCCAATGGAGATGTGGCTAACAAAATAGGTACATCTGGAGTAGCTATACTTGCCAAAGAGTATAATATACCTTTTTACGTATTAGGACCTACTTCAACTATAGATATGGAAACAGCAACAGGTGATGACATCAACATAGAACTTAGAGATAGTAAAGAAATATATAATGGTTTCGGTAAAATAACAGCACCACCAGAAGTTAAATTCTATAATCCTGCATTTGATGTAACTGACCATAAATATATTACTGCAATAATTACTGAAAAAGGTATAGTTAAACCACCATATGATGAGAATCTAAGAAAAATATTCCAATAG
- the mtnK gene encoding S-methyl-5-thioribose kinase, whose protein sequence is MKEFYQLDVNKVYDYVQQELNFFDENPDIECNEIGDGNLNLVFRVKDRKSGKSVIVKQSLPYVRCVGEDWPLNIDRSKIESKLLEMEYKLTDGSVPEVYKFDEVMYTTIMEDLSDYVIMRTGLLSYNQYPKFVDQITDFIVKTLLLTSDIAMDHKDKKAYVKEFINPQLCEITEDLVYSEPFFDAKRNNIADYMKTFMEENVWNDKSLLMEVTKLKFDFMNNAQALLHGDLHTGSIFINQQNIKVIDPEFAFYGPIAYDTGALIANLVMNYLSTNVRCKDEKLKKKHMRYLLDTIRDVMDVFRDKCMKIWPDIVRDNMACRTPDFAKWYIDDIFVNTAGVTGCEMIRRTVGLAHVQDIDGIEDERDRENIRKLNVLLAKEYIMNRHKMLTGKDFIDCLVGFTSSQHIVDFH, encoded by the coding sequence ATGAAAGAATTCTATCAACTTGATGTTAATAAAGTTTATGACTATGTACAGCAAGAACTGAACTTCTTTGATGAGAATCCGGACATTGAGTGTAACGAAATAGGTGATGGCAATCTTAATTTGGTTTTCAGGGTGAAAGATAGAAAAAGCGGCAAGAGTGTTATAGTTAAACAATCTCTTCCATATGTTCGTTGTGTAGGGGAAGACTGGCCTTTAAATATTGACAGAAGTAAGATTGAAAGTAAATTATTGGAGATGGAGTATAAATTGACAGATGGTTCAGTTCCTGAAGTATATAAATTCGATGAAGTAATGTATACAACCATAATGGAAGACTTATCTGATTATGTGATAATGAGGACAGGTCTGCTTTCCTATAATCAATATCCAAAATTTGTAGATCAGATTACTGATTTTATAGTAAAGACTTTACTGCTTACTTCTGATATAGCCATGGACCATAAAGACAAGAAAGCATATGTAAAAGAATTCATAAATCCTCAGTTATGCGAGATAACGGAAGATCTTGTTTATTCTGAACCTTTCTTTGATGCTAAGAGGAATAATATTGCTGATTACATGAAAACATTCATGGAAGAAAACGTATGGAACGATAAATCTCTATTGATGGAAGTCACTAAGCTCAAATTCGATTTTATGAATAATGCTCAAGCATTACTTCATGGAGATCTGCATACTGGAAGTATATTCATAAACCAGCAGAACATTAAAGTCATTGATCCAGAATTCGCTTTCTACGGACCTATAGCTTATGACACAGGAGCTTTGATTGCTAATCTTGTCATGAATTATTTATCTACGAATGTCAGATGCAAAGATGAGAAACTCAAGAAAAAACACATGAGATACCTGCTGGATACCATTAGAGATGTAATGGATGTTTTTAGAGATAAATGTATGAAAATATGGCCTGACATAGTAAGGGACAACATGGCTTGTAGGACACCTGATTTCGCTAAGTGGTACATAGATGATATTTTCGTTAACACAGCAGGAGTTACTGGATGTGAAATGATAAGAAGAACTGTAGGACTAGCACATGTACAAGATATTGACGGAATAGAAGATGAAAGAGATAGGGAAAACATAAGGAAACTGAATGTACTATTGGCCAAAGAATATATAATGAACAGACATAAGATGTTAACCGGAAAAGACTTCATAGATTGTCTAGTCGGTTTTACCAGTAGTCAACATATAGTAGATTTTCATTAA
- a CDS encoding sugar phosphate isomerase/epimerase family protein, which translates to MIKLGLCAWMLPMEEEETFAFAGRLGFDGIAIELKYKDGSFHLSDKEKQKKYLELAKENNVVIATFALNTLCDKDHGMSNKEDHETVFDIIDKAVEIAEDMGVKTFQFPSFFASDITNEEEFNNTVTCFKYACEKVKGKDIKIGWENTMDKDNNLLMLERVNSDDFFIYYDTQNPVSFSNLDNVQLAKDLVGSVKEIHAKDSLEDLSAELYIWEGIANFKEVMEVFRDNNYSGWIIIENLYKAFKNYENIIKKDREFIIDLMSGKIK; encoded by the coding sequence ATGATAAAATTAGGATTATGTGCATGGATGTTACCTATGGAAGAAGAGGAGACATTTGCTTTTGCTGGTAGATTAGGTTTTGATGGAATTGCGATTGAACTTAAATATAAAGATGGTTCATTTCATTTATCAGATAAGGAGAAACAAAAGAAATATTTAGAACTTGCAAAAGAGAATAATGTTGTTATAGCAACTTTTGCTCTTAATACCCTATGTGACAAGGACCATGGTATGAGTAATAAAGAAGATCATGAAACTGTATTTGATATAATTGATAAAGCTGTTGAGATAGCTGAGGATATGGGAGTAAAAACATTCCAATTTCCTAGTTTCTTTGCTAGTGATATTACCAATGAAGAGGAATTCAATAATACAGTGACTTGTTTCAAATATGCATGTGAAAAAGTCAAAGGAAAAGATATTAAAATCGGTTGGGAAAATACAATGGACAAAGACAATAACTTGTTGATGCTTGAAAGAGTCAATTCTGATGATTTCTTTATATATTATGATACACAGAATCCAGTATCTTTCTCTAATCTTGATAATGTACAGCTAGCGAAAGATCTAGTAGGTTCTGTTAAAGAGATTCATGCAAAAGATAGTCTTGAAGATCTGTCAGCAGAGCTATATATCTGGGAAGGAATAGCTAATTTCAAAGAAGTAATGGAAGTATTTAGAGATAATAATTATTCTGGTTGGATTATTATCGAAAATTTATATAAGGCTTTCAAAAATTATGAGAACATCATTAAGAAGGATAGAGAGTTCATTATTGACCTTATGAGTGGTAAAATAAAATAG
- a CDS encoding Gfo/Idh/MocA family protein, which yields MSKLRIVHVGCGSISDSWFSVLKGRKDIELVALVDIDRDNANEKKAKYGFQCEVYTDYQLAINELKPDVVIDNTIPKMHHLISTYALDNNCDVLTEKPLADTIEHALLVKKKAKETKKNVIVMQNRRYLSKLHGLKSIIDNQNVGDIDSVHASFFTEAHFGGFRDRMSNPLILEMAVHTFDQARYITGLDPVSVYCNEYNSSTSWYDGNASASCIFEMENNVIFTYNGSWTAKGNLTSWESEWRVNCNKGAAYWDGFNEPWYEIIDESEKNEAFPTKYNRSTIESPTIMEEHAGCINEMIDSLINGKKAQTDVSDNIKSLAMVMGSIMSAESHKKIYIKDIL from the coding sequence ATGAGTAAATTAAGAATAGTACATGTGGGTTGTGGTTCCATTAGTGACTCATGGTTCAGTGTTCTGAAAGGCAGAAAAGATATAGAATTAGTTGCATTGGTTGATATTGATAGAGACAATGCCAATGAAAAGAAAGCTAAATATGGTTTCCAATGTGAAGTATACACAGATTACCAGCTTGCCATCAATGAATTGAAACCAGATGTAGTAATTGATAATACAATACCAAAAATGCATCATCTGATATCCACATATGCCCTAGATAATAATTGTGATGTTCTGACAGAAAAACCATTGGCTGATACTATAGAACATGCACTTCTTGTTAAGAAGAAAGCAAAAGAAACCAAGAAAAATGTTATAGTAATGCAAAACAGGCGTTATCTTTCTAAACTTCATGGACTAAAGAGCATTATAGATAATCAGAACGTAGGTGATATTGATTCTGTACATGCTTCCTTTTTCACAGAAGCACATTTCGGTGGATTCCGTGATAGAATGAGCAATCCTCTTATACTTGAAATGGCTGTTCATACATTTGACCAAGCAAGATATATAACTGGACTGGACCCTGTTTCTGTTTATTGTAATGAATATAATTCATCAACTTCATGGTATGATGGAAACGCAAGTGCTAGCTGTATCTTTGAAATGGAAAACAATGTAATATTCACTTACAATGGCTCATGGACTGCAAAAGGTAATCTTACGAGTTGGGAATCCGAGTGGAGAGTCAATTGCAATAAAGGAGCAGCATACTGGGATGGTTTTAACGAACCATGGTATGAGATCATAGATGAATCAGAGAAAAATGAAGCATTCCCTACGAAATACAACCGTTCTACAATTGAGTCTCCAACCATTATGGAAGAACATGCAGGTTGTATCAACGAAATGATTGATTCATTAATCAATGGCAAGAAAGCTCAAACTGATGTGAGCGATAACATAAAAAGCTTGGCAATGGTAATGGGGTCAATAATGAGTGCAGAAAGTCATAAGAAAATATATATAAAAGATATACTATAG
- a CDS encoding sugar phosphate isomerase/epimerase family protein: protein MKLGLCSWMLPVKEEEAFSFAKELGFMGLALELKYYDGKLNLSDENIQKKYLASAKDNGIVIPTFAVNALCDYGMSKKANKEIVFDIIDQAIMVAKNMSVMTLQFPSFFDGEISSEEEFDNTRICLEYACEKVKGTGIKIGWENAVDEEKNKTMLDSINSEDFFIYYDTQNPIRCSNLDNVDLARQLLSHIKEIHAKDSLEDVTVEVQLGEGTTNFEEVMEVFRDNDYTGWILLESEYKAFDNYVNIIKKDKEFMNDFWGR from the coding sequence ATGAAATTAGGATTATGCTCATGGATGTTACCTGTAAAAGAAGAAGAGGCATTTTCATTTGCCAAGGAATTAGGATTTATGGGACTTGCTTTAGAATTAAAATATTATGATGGAAAACTGAATCTATCTGATGAAAATATCCAAAAGAAATATTTGGCAAGTGCTAAGGATAATGGTATAGTCATTCCAACTTTTGCCGTTAATGCACTATGTGATTACGGAATGAGTAAAAAAGCTAATAAAGAAATAGTATTTGATATAATAGATCAAGCTATAATGGTTGCTAAAAATATGTCAGTGATGACATTACAATTTCCTAGCTTCTTTGATGGTGAAATATCTAGTGAAGAAGAATTTGATAATACTAGAATATGTCTAGAATATGCGTGTGAAAAAGTAAAAGGGACAGGTATAAAAATAGGTTGGGAAAATGCTGTAGATGAAGAAAAGAATAAAACAATGCTTGATTCAATAAACTCAGAAGATTTCTTTATATATTATGATACACAGAATCCTATCAGATGCTCTAATCTGGATAATGTTGATCTAGCTAGACAATTATTAAGTCATATAAAAGAAATTCATGCAAAAGACAGCTTAGAGGATGTAACCGTTGAAGTACAGCTAGGAGAAGGAACAACTAATTTTGAAGAAGTAATGGAAGTTTTTAGAGATAATGATTACACTGGTTGGATTCTTCTTGAAAGCGAATATAAGGCTTTCGATAATTATGTAAATATAATCAAGAAGGATAAAGAGTTCATGAATGATTTTTGGGGGAGGTAG
- a CDS encoding Gfo/Idh/MocA family protein encodes MTFRWGIIGTGFIAGEFVGGNRHVENSEIAGVASLNMELAKEFCNEYACGKPYPSAEELVLDDSIDGIYIATPNQFHYEYMKLALSHNKHVYCEKPITMKLDRLLEVKKMAEDKNLLLLEGLWTNFLPAFKEVKRLIDEDVIGHISLIESDFGFYSDYDEKSRLYNKKLGGGALLDVGVYVIAMATNFYKGYPSQITAISSMGPSGVDHKTSMILSYDKNEHANLTAAIDVETRQQLVLNGTKGRIILDEFWRAQSYDIQMYTGDTTKKHVECPFRGNGHEYIIESFIDTIHHGKYVNDIFPIQQSVLIQEIMKDVMEKVGLSY; translated from the coding sequence ATGACTTTTAGATGGGGCATTATCGGCACTGGCTTTATTGCAGGAGAATTCGTAGGCGGTAACAGACATGTAGAAAACAGTGAAATAGCAGGTGTCGCTTCTCTTAATATGGAACTGGCAAAAGAATTCTGTAATGAATACGCATGTGGGAAACCATATCCAAGTGCAGAAGAGTTGGTTCTGGATGATAGTATAGACGGAATATATATAGCAACGCCTAACCAATTTCATTATGAGTATATGAAATTGGCTTTATCCCACAATAAGCATGTGTATTGTGAAAAACCAATTACTATGAAGTTGGATAGGTTGTTGGAAGTAAAGAAAATGGCAGAAGATAAGAATCTATTATTGCTTGAAGGCTTATGGACCAATTTTTTACCAGCTTTCAAAGAAGTGAAAAGATTAATTGATGAAGATGTCATTGGTCATATCAGTCTCATAGAATCTGACTTCGGTTTTTATAGTGATTACGATGAAAAGAGTAGATTATATAACAAGAAGCTTGGTGGAGGAGCCTTATTGGATGTAGGTGTATATGTTATTGCAATGGCAACTAATTTCTATAAAGGATATCCATCCCAAATAACAGCTATATCATCTATGGGGCCAAGTGGTGTGGACCATAAGACGTCAATGATATTATCTTATGATAAGAATGAACATGCGAATCTGACTGCAGCGATTGATGTGGAGACTCGTCAACAATTAGTCCTTAACGGTACTAAAGGAAGAATAATTCTAGATGAATTCTGGCGTGCGCAAAGTTATGATATACAGATGTATACTGGAGATACAACCAAGAAGCATGTCGAGTGTCCTTTTAGAGGTAACGGACATGAGTACATTATTGAATCATTCATTGATACTATTCACCACGGAAAATATGTCAATGATATATTTCCTATCCAACAATCAGTCCTAATACAAGAAATCATGAAAGATGTTATGGAGAAAGTTGGTTTATCTTATTAG
- a CDS encoding carbohydrate ABC transporter permease — MIQAKSKMSYKQKELFKKIGFYVVTNILMIIFLSPLYISIVYSFKTKSEIAYTGLSWPKVFHFENYLEAIKLSNFMNAAKNSLIVTVGVVLIVTFTCSMAAYVIARNKGKIYSAMYYIALAAILIPFQVVMLPLYKTISNAGLMNTNLGLILAISGFQIGYNVFIYTGFIKTVPIDIEEAAYIDGCSKFKTFWSIVFPLLKPIVSTSIILNALTAWNEFPISLIIAQKDVAKTIPLSQYFFFGQYSSELNLAFASFTMAMIPIIILYLILQKYIIGGLMAGGVKG, encoded by the coding sequence ATGATTCAAGCAAAAAGTAAAATGTCATATAAACAGAAGGAATTATTTAAAAAGATAGGATTTTATGTTGTAACCAATATATTAATGATTATATTCTTATCTCCACTATATATTTCTATAGTCTATTCATTCAAAACCAAGAGTGAAATAGCTTACACTGGTCTTAGTTGGCCGAAAGTCTTCCATTTCGAGAATTATCTGGAAGCAATAAAACTCTCAAATTTCATGAATGCAGCTAAAAACAGTTTGATAGTAACCGTTGGTGTCGTGTTGATAGTTACATTTACCTGTTCCATGGCAGCATATGTTATTGCAAGAAACAAAGGAAAAATATATTCGGCTATGTATTATATAGCACTTGCAGCTATTCTTATTCCTTTTCAAGTTGTAATGCTACCATTATACAAAACCATATCTAATGCTGGTTTGATGAATACTAATCTTGGATTGATATTGGCTATTTCGGGATTCCAGATTGGATATAATGTATTCATCTATACAGGATTCATCAAGACTGTACCTATTGATATAGAAGAGGCGGCATATATTGATGGATGTAGTAAGTTCAAAACTTTTTGGAGTATAGTATTTCCTTTATTGAAACCAATTGTATCAACGTCAATAATATTGAACGCTTTGACTGCATGGAATGAATTCCCTATATCATTGATAATCGCTCAGAAAGATGTTGCTAAGACTATTCCGTTGAGTCAATACTTCTTCTTCGGTCAGTATAGTTCAGAACTTAATTTGGCTTTCGCATCATTTACTATGGCAATGATACCAATTATTATATTATATTTGATTCTACAAAAATACATTATAGGAGGCCTCATGGCAGGAGGCGTAAAAGGTTAA
- a CDS encoding carbohydrate ABC transporter permease, whose protein sequence is MKLKRKIKNDAWKICFLAPAVILFIYIVGEPFFRGFLYSFTDWNGVTKTYNIVNFDNYIKFFKDPSVLLPIKNSIYYTAITVVVNNLVGLGLALLLNKTYKGTKIYRTVFFIPFVISFVLAGFLWSYMYSDVIGSIFNISSLLGNPKTVIPAIAGISLWRDAGYVMVIYLAALQAIPKDYYEAAKMDGASVLGTFRYVTLPNLIPAFSINIALFLGWGIKVFDYVMAATGGGPGKSSETLALYVYKYTFNYNKVGYGQTVAIYMMILVFVLAGSAARFFRKREVEM, encoded by the coding sequence TTGAAACTAAAACGTAAAATTAAAAATGATGCTTGGAAAATCTGTTTTTTGGCTCCTGCTGTGATTTTATTTATCTACATCGTTGGAGAACCATTTTTCAGAGGCTTTTTATACTCATTTACAGACTGGAATGGTGTAACTAAGACCTATAATATTGTGAATTTTGACAATTATATTAAGTTTTTTAAAGACCCATCGGTATTATTACCTATAAAAAACTCAATTTACTATACAGCGATTACAGTAGTCGTAAACAATCTGGTTGGATTGGGATTGGCACTACTGCTGAACAAGACATACAAAGGAACTAAAATATATCGTACAGTATTTTTCATTCCTTTCGTAATAAGTTTCGTACTTGCAGGATTTCTATGGTCATATATGTATTCTGATGTAATAGGTAGCATATTCAATATCTCTAGCTTATTAGGAAATCCTAAGACAGTTATTCCAGCTATAGCAGGTATATCTTTATGGAGAGATGCGGGTTATGTAATGGTAATTTACCTTGCTGCACTTCAAGCTATACCAAAAGATTACTATGAAGCTGCTAAGATGGATGGTGCTAGTGTATTGGGAACATTCAGATATGTTACTCTACCTAACTTGATACCTGCGTTTTCCATTAATATAGCTCTATTCTTAGGATGGGGAATCAAAGTATTCGATTATGTCATGGCTGCAACAGGTGGTGGACCAGGTAAGTCATCAGAGACTTTGGCATTATACGTCTACAAATACACTTTCAACTATAACAAAGTAGGTTACGGACAGACAGTTGCCATCTACATGATGATATTGGTATTCGTTTTGGCAGGATCGGCAGCAAGATTTTTCAGGAAACGTGAGGTGGAGATGTAA
- a CDS encoding ABC transporter substrate-binding protein codes for MKRILVLLLALVLTLGVATGCGNQGSKEETDGSESNDKITESDSDSEDQVVLTIFHHMGEEPKRQALQGLADAYTKMHPEVTFDIQSIDYGQYSSILKTKISANESPDIIFRRPKSLPELVEAGHIMDISDQDYINNMEEAALPCLTIDGKVYGVVLDVTAIGVFYNKDVFDKLGLEVPTTLDDYNKVIATLEENDILPFARGYKDSWTAQMEFQSDQFYVLKDDPNFFGAIASGEKKFSDYPQVAESLERWKERLNHGNKDIFGTPDQRAVEMVATGEAGMLNQGFWSLSSLQEISPDTEFGFFAPPISNDGEPQLHAFGDDGFMISETSKHKDIANDFFAFMMSEEGAKIWADVSGQISYVKNAELANESLAAKNLLDYIASGNTFGQEDAATFSGQMDATYKEYQELFPAVKDTQSVEDFIAELDAQFDAIR; via the coding sequence ATGAAAAGGATTTTAGTATTATTACTAGCTTTAGTATTAACTTTAGGAGTTGCTACAGGATGTGGTAATCAAGGTTCAAAAGAGGAAACAGATGGTAGTGAATCAAACGATAAGATAACTGAATCAGATTCAGATTCTGAAGACCAAGTAGTATTAACAATATTCCACCATATGGGTGAAGAACCAAAAAGACAAGCGTTACAAGGATTAGCTGATGCATATACCAAGATGCATCCAGAAGTAACATTTGATATCCAATCAATTGATTACGGTCAATACAGTTCTATTCTAAAAACTAAAATATCTGCTAACGAATCACCAGACATCATTTTCAGAAGACCTAAGAGTCTGCCTGAACTTGTAGAAGCTGGACATATCATGGATATATCTGACCAAGATTATATCAATAACATGGAAGAGGCAGCATTACCATGTTTGACAATTGATGGTAAAGTATATGGAGTCGTACTAGATGTTACAGCAATCGGTGTATTCTACAACAAAGACGTATTTGACAAATTAGGTCTTGAAGTACCAACAACTTTGGATGATTACAATAAAGTCATTGCAACATTGGAAGAAAATGATATCCTTCCTTTTGCACGTGGATACAAAGACTCATGGACTGCACAGATGGAATTCCAATCAGACCAATTCTATGTGTTGAAAGACGATCCTAATTTCTTTGGAGCTATCGCAAGTGGAGAGAAGAAATTCAGTGACTATCCACAAGTTGCAGAATCTCTAGAAAGATGGAAAGAAAGACTTAACCATGGTAATAAAGACATATTCGGAACACCTGACCAAAGAGCAGTTGAAATGGTAGCAACAGGTGAAGCAGGCATGTTGAATCAAGGCTTCTGGTCTTTATCATCATTACAAGAAATTAGTCCTGATACAGAATTCGGTTTCTTTGCACCACCTATCTCTAATGATGGAGAACCTCAACTTCATGCATTTGGTGATGATGGATTCATGATTAGTGAAACAAGTAAGCATAAAGATATCGCCAACGATTTCTTCGCTTTCATGATGTCAGAAGAAGGAGCTAAGATATGGGCTGATGTTTCAGGTCAAATATCTTATGTGAAAAATGCTGAACTAGCTAATGAGTCATTGGCAGCTAAAAATCTGTTAGACTATATTGCATCTGGTAATACTTTCGGACAAGAGGATGCAGCAACATTCAGTGGACAAATGGATGCTACATACAAAGAATATCAAGAGTTGTTCCCAGCTGTGAAGGATACTCAGTCAGTTGAAGATTTCATTGCAGAACTTGATGCACAGTTCGACGCTATACGTTAA